The Paenibacillus sophorae genome has a segment encoding these proteins:
- a CDS encoding PLP-dependent aminotransferase family protein gives MDAIPILSFEEYLAEYRYKYLALYHALRAAILNGNLPGGTRLPSTRKLAVLYGLSRGSAAQVYDMLGADGYVKSETGRGTFVSRDGFGTEGRQSAEERAGQTEDRSGMVKGSAGQGDGSAAWAEGSAGMAEGTVGQGEARAGMAEHPREAGRNRASVREGQPAEAPAHPGRPGSPLSAGGSGGTSLPAEGAAAIPNLMADIPLSAWARRLAAQPPVREGAAPGSVISFRSGGMPMEHFPYAEWRSALSHAGGRGGGALAVSAPPQGDEGLRRAIAAHLRITRGIRAEAEHIVTFSGSMQGIVLLTQLLLDSGGQAVVEDPGFHGIRRAVEVSGGVPVPGRVDGSGLVPQDWDARLLFVTPSRQYPTGAVLPLERRRRLLEWAAARRAIIIEDDYDSEFRWSGRPIEPLKALDREERVVYIGSFSNTMFAGLRLGYAVLPPSLAPPVTAAKALYEPLPAGLLEQRALARFMSLGVYARHIRRMTRLYGERGRILRELLAGMPGGLFHPQPGDAGLHIYARWLRGEEEFVRFQEAAKQRDVDFRDAALYRITPGEPAACFAFSHLDEEELIEGVRRLALAWNDVQNEA, from the coding sequence ATGGACGCCATTCCAATTTTAAGCTTTGAGGAATACTTGGCCGAATACCGCTATAAGTATCTGGCGCTGTATCACGCGCTTAGGGCGGCGATTCTAAACGGGAATTTGCCGGGAGGCACGCGGCTTCCCTCCACCCGCAAACTTGCCGTTCTGTACGGTCTGTCGCGGGGGTCGGCAGCTCAGGTATACGATATGCTCGGCGCCGACGGCTATGTAAAATCGGAAACGGGACGGGGCACCTTCGTGTCCAGGGACGGTTTCGGGACGGAGGGCAGACAGTCGGCGGAAGAAAGAGCGGGACAGACGGAGGATCGTTCGGGGATGGTGAAAGGAAGCGCGGGACAGGGGGATGGAAGTGCGGCGTGGGCGGAAGGAAGTGCGGGGATGGCGGAAGGAACTGTGGGACAGGGGGAAGCCCGTGCGGGTATGGCGGAACATCCCCGCGAAGCGGGGCGAAACCGCGCTTCCGTTAGGGAAGGCCAGCCTGCGGAAGCCCCGGCTCATCCCGGCAGGCCGGGGAGTCCGCTCTCCGCAGGGGGGAGCGGCGGAACCTCGCTGCCGGCGGAGGGAGCCGCGGCAATCCCGAACCTTATGGCGGACATTCCGCTGTCCGCCTGGGCGCGGCGGCTTGCAGCGCAGCCGCCTGTAAGGGAGGGGGCCGCACCGGGCTCCGTCATCAGCTTCCGCAGCGGCGGAATGCCGATGGAGCATTTCCCCTACGCGGAATGGCGCAGCGCGCTGTCCCATGCCGGGGGCAGGGGCGGCGGTGCGCTCGCCGTCTCCGCGCCGCCGCAGGGAGACGAGGGGCTGCGGCGGGCGATTGCGGCGCATCTGCGGATTACCCGCGGCATCCGCGCCGAAGCGGAGCATATCGTGACGTTCAGCGGCTCCATGCAGGGCATCGTCCTGCTGACTCAGCTGCTGCTGGACAGCGGCGGCCAGGCCGTCGTCGAGGACCCCGGCTTTCACGGCATCCGGCGCGCCGTCGAGGTGTCCGGCGGCGTGCCGGTTCCAGGCCGCGTAGACGGCAGCGGCCTTGTGCCGCAGGACTGGGACGCCCGGCTGCTGTTCGTGACGCCGAGCCGCCAATATCCCACAGGCGCGGTCCTGCCGCTGGAGCGGCGGCGGAGGCTGCTCGAATGGGCGGCCGCCCGGCGGGCGATCATTATCGAGGATGATTACGATAGCGAGTTCCGCTGGTCCGGCCGTCCCATCGAACCGCTGAAGGCGCTGGACCGGGAGGAGCGTGTCGTGTATATCGGCTCCTTCTCCAACACGATGTTCGCCGGGCTTCGCCTCGGCTATGCGGTCCTGCCGCCCTCCCTGGCCCCGCCTGTGACGGCCGCGAAGGCGCTGTACGAGCCGCTTCCCGCCGGGCTGCTGGAGCAGCGGGCGCTGGCCCGCTTCATGTCGCTCGGCGTTTATGCCCGCCATATCCGGCGGATGACGCGCCTCTATGGCGAACGCGGCCGCATTCTTCGCGAGCTGCTGGCCGGAATGCCGGGCGGCCTGTTTCATCCGCAGCCCGGCGATGCGGGGCTGCATATATACGCCCGCTGGCTCCGAGGCGAAGAGGAATTCGTGCGCTTCCAGGAGGCGGCCAAGCAGCGGGACGTCGATTTCAGAGACGCCGCCCTTTACCGGATTACACCCGGAGAGCCCGCCGCCTGCTTCGCCTTTTCCCATCTGGACGAGGAGGAACTGATCGAGGGGGTGCGGCGGCTGGCGCTGGCATGGAATGATGTGCAAAATGAAGCATGA